A part of Strix aluco isolate bStrAlu1 chromosome 21, bStrAlu1.hap1, whole genome shotgun sequence genomic DNA contains:
- the LOC141933127 gene encoding myosin-1B isoform X2, giving the protein MSSDSEMAIFGEAAPYLRKSEKERIEAQNKPFDAKTAVFVVHAKESYVKSTIQSKESGKVTVKTESGETLTVKDDQIFSMNPPKYDKIEDMAMMTHLHEPAVLYNLKERYAAWMIYTYSGLFCVTVNPYKWLPVYNPEVVLAYRGKKRQEAPPHIFSISDNAYQFMLTDRENQSILITGESGAGKTVNTKRVIQYFATIAASGDKKKEEQTAGKMQGTLEDQIISANPLLEAFGNAKTVRNDNSSRFGKFIRIHFGATGKLASADIETYLLEKSRVTFQLKAERSYHIFYQIMSNKKPELIEMLLITTNPYDYQYVSQGEITVPSINDQEELMATDSAIDILGFTADEKTAIYKLTGAVMHYGNLKFKQKQREEQAEPDGTEVADKAAYLMGLNSADLLKALCYPRVKVGNEYVTKGQTVQQVYNSVGALAKAVFEKMFLWMVIRINQQLDTKQPRQYFIGVLDIAGFEIFDFNSLEQLCINFTNEKLQQFFNHHMFVLEQEEYKKEGIEWEFIDFGMDLAACIELIEKPMGIFSILEEECMFPKATDTSFKNKLYDQHLGKSNNFQKPKPAKGKAEAHFSLVHYAGTVDYNISGWLDKNKDPLNETVVGLYQKSSMKTLALLFASTGAEAESGGGGKKGGKKKGSSFQTVSALFRENLNKLMTNLRSTHPHFVRCIIPNETKTPGAMEHELVLHQLRCNGVLEGIRICRKGFPSRILYADFKQRYKVLNASAIPEGQFIDSKKASEKLLGSIDVDHTQYKFGHTKVFFKAGLLGLLEEMRDEKLAQLITRTQARCRGFLMRVEYQRMVQRRESIFCIQYNIRAFMNVKHWPWMKLFFKIKPLLKSAESEKEMANMKEEFEKTKEELAKSEAKRKELEEKMVKLVQEKNDLQLQVQAEADALADAEERCDQLIKTKIQLEAKVKEVTERAEDEEEINAELTAKKRKLEDECSELKKDIDDLELTLAKVEKEKHATENKVKNLTEEMAGLDETIAKLTKEKKALQEAHQQTLDDLQAEEDKVNTLTKAKTKLEQQVDDLEGSLEQEKKLRMDLERAKRKLEGDLKLAHDTIMDLENDKQQLDEKLKKKDFEISQIQSKTEDEQALGMQLQKKIKELQARIEELEEEIEAERTSRAKAEKHRADLSRELEEISERLEEAGGATAAQIEMNKKREAEFQKMRRDLEEATLQHEATAAALRKKHADSTAELGEQIDNLQRVKQKLEKEKSELKMEIDDLASNMDSVSKAKANLEKMCRALEDQLSEVKTKEEEHQRLINDISAQRARLQTESGEYSRQVEEKDALISQLSRGKQAFTQQIEELRRHLEEEIKAKNALAHGLQSARHDCDLLREQYEEEQEAKGELQRALSKANSEVAQWRTKYETDAIQRTEELEEAKKKLAQRLQDAEEHVEAVNAKCASLEKTKQRLQNEVEDLMIDVERSNAACAALDKKQKNFDKILAEWKQKYEETQAELEASQKESRSLSTELFKMKNAYEESLDHLETLKRENKNLQQEISDLTEQIAEGGKVIHELEKVKKQIEQEKSELQASLEEAEASLEHEEGKILRLQLELNQVKSEIDRKIAEKDEEIDQMKRNHLRVVESMQSTLDAEIRSRNEALRLKKKMEGDLNEMEIQLSHANRVAAEAQKNLRNAQAVLKDTQIHLDDALRTQEDLKEQVAMVERRANLLQAEIEELRAALEQTERSRKVAEQELMDASERVQLLHTQNTSLINTKKKLETDIAQIQGEMEDTIQEARNAEEKAKKAITDAAMMAEELKKEQDTSAHLERMKKNLDQTVKDLQHRLDEAEQLALKGGKKQIQKLEARVRELEAEVDSEQKRSAEAVKGVRKYERRVKELTYQSEEDRKNILRLQDLVDAEQKRSAEAVKGVRKYERRVKELTYQSEEDRKNVLRLQDLVDKLQMKVKSYKRQAEEAEELSNVNLSKFRKIQHELEEAAERADIAESQVNKLRAKSREIGKKAESEE; this is encoded by the exons ATGTCGTCAGACTCTGAGATGGCCATCTTTGGGGAAGCGGCTCCTTACCTCCGAAAGTCAGAAAAGGAGAGAATTGAGGCCCAGAACAAGCCTTTTGATGCCAAGACAGCCGTCTTTGTGGTACATGCGAAGGAATCTTATGTGAAAAGCACAATCCAGAGCAAAGAATCAGGGAAAGTCACTGTCAAGACTGAAAGTGGAGAG ACCCTGACCGTGAAGGATGATCAGATCTTCTCCATGAACCCTCCTAAGTACGATAAAATCGAGGACATGGCCATGATGACTCACCTCCACGAACCCGCTGTGCTGTACAACCTCAAAGAGCGTTACGCAGCCTGGATGATCTAC ACCTACTCGGGTCTCTTCTGCGTCACTGTCAACCCCTACAAGTGGCTGCCGGTGTACAACCCGGAGGTGGTGTTGGCCTACCGAGGCAAGAAGCGCCAGGAGGCCCCTCCACACATCTTCTCCATCTCTGACAATGCCTATCAGTTCATGCTGACTG ATCGTGAGAACCAGTCGATCCTGATCAC CGGAGAATCCGGAGCAGGGAAGACTGTGAACACAAAGCGTGTCATCCAGTACTTTGCAACAATTGCAGCGAGTGGAGATaagaagaaggaggagcagaCAGCAGGCAAAATGCAG GGGACACTTGAGGATCAGATCATCAGTGCCAACCCACTGCTGGAGGCTTTTGGTAATGCCAAGACAGTGAGGAATGACAACTCCTCACGCTTT GGTAAATTCATCAGAATCCATTTTGGTGCCACAGGGAAACTGGCTTCTGCTGACATTGAAACAT ATCTGCTGGAGAAGTCCAGAGTCACTTTCCAGCTCAAGGCAGAAAGAAGCTACCACATATTCTATCAGATCATGTCCAACAAGAAGCCGGAGCTAATTG AGATGTTACTGATCACCACCAACCCGTATGATTATCAGTATGTGAGTCAAGGTGAGATCACAGTTCCCAGCATTAACGACCAGGAAGAGCTGATGGCCACGGAT AGTGCCATTGACATCCTGGGCTTCACTGCTGATGAGAAAACAGCCATTTACAAGCTGACGGGGGCTGTCATGCACTATGGCAACCTGAAGTTCAAGCAGAAGCAGcgtgaggagcaggcagagccgGATGGCACAGAAG TTGCTGACAAGGCCGCCTACTTGATGGGTCTGAACTCAGCAGACCTGCTCAAGGCCCTCTGCTACCCCCGAGTCAAGGTTGGGAATGAATATGTGACCAAGGGTCAAACCGTGCAGCAG GTATACAATTCAGTAGGTGCCTTGGCAAAGGCTGTGTTTGAGAAGATGTTCTTGTGGATGGTTATTCGAATCAACCAACAGCTGGATACGAAGCAGCCCAGACAGTACTTCATTGGTGTCCTGGACATTGCTGGCTTTGAGATCTTTGAC TTCAACAGCCTGGAGCAGCTGTGCATCAACTTCACCAATGAGAAACTGCAACAGTTCTTCAACCACCACATGtttgtgctggagcaggaggagtaCAAGAAGGAGGGAATTGAATGGGAGTTCATTGACTTTGGGatggacctggctgcctgcattgAGCTTATTGAGAAG ccCATGGGCATCTTCTCCATCCTGGAAGAGGAGTGCATGTTCCCCAAGGCAACTGACACCTCTTTCAAGAACAAGCTCTACGACCAGCATCTGGGCAAGTCCAACAACTTCCAGAAGCCCAAGCCTGCCAAAGGCAAGGCTGAGGCCCACTTCTCCCTGGTGCACTATGCTGGCACAGTGGACTACAACATCTCTGGCTGGCTTGACAAGAACAAAGACCCCCTGAATGAAACTGTTGTGGGGTTGTATCAGAAATCATCAATGAAGACACTGGCCTTACTCTTTGCCTCTACTGGAGCAGAAGCAG agagtggtggtggtggcaagAAGGGAGGCAAGAAGAAGGGTTCTTCTTTCCAGACTGTATCAGCTCTTTTCAGG GAGAACCTAAACAAGCTGATGACCAATCTACGGAGTACTCACCCCCATTTTGTGCGCTGTATCATACCTAATGAAACAAAAACACCTG GTGCCATGGAACATGAACTGGTGCTACACCAGCTGCGCTGTAATGGTGTGCTGGAAGGGATCAGAATTTGCAGGAAGGGATTCCCCAGCAGAATCCTCTATGCAGACTTCAAACAGAG ATACAAGGTGCTTAATGCCAGTGCTATCCCAGAGGGACAGTTCATTGATAGCAAGAAGGCTTCTGAGAAGCTTCTTGGGTCAATCGATGTGGACCACACCCAGTACAAATTTGGCCACACcaag GTATTCTTCAAAGCTGGGCTGCTGGGACTCCTGGAGGAGATGAGGGATGAGAAGCTGGCACAGCTCATCACTCGCACCCAGGCCAGGTGCAGGGGCTTCCTGATGAGAGTCGAATACCAGAGAATGGTGCAGAGGAG GGAGTCCATCTTCTGCATCCAGTACAACATTCGTGCATTCATGAACGTCAAGCACTGGCCCTGGATGAAgctgttcttcaagatcaagccCTTGCTGAAGAGTGCAGAATCTGAGAAGGAGATGGCCAACATGAAGGAAGAGTTTGAGAAAACCAAGGAAGAGCTTGCaaagtctgaggcaaagaggaaggagctggaggagaaaatgGTGAAACTGGTGCAGGAGAAAAACGATCTGCAGCTCCAAGTGCAGGCA GAAGCTGATGCTTTAGCTGATGCTGAGGAAAGATGTGACCAGctcatcaaaaccaaaatccagttggaggccaaaGTAAAGGAGGTGACTGAAAGGgctgaagatgaagaagaaattaatgctgAGCTGACAGCcaagaagagaaaactggaagatGAATGCTCAGAGCTGAAGAAAGATATTGATGACCTTGAGCTAACACTGGCCAAGGTTGAGAAGGAAAAGCATGCCACAGAAAACAAG GTGAAAAACCTCACAGAGGAGATGGCAGGCCTGGACGAGACCATTGCCAAGctgacaaaagagaagaaagccctCCAAGAGGCCCATCAGCAGACACTGGATGACCTGCAGGCAGAAGAGGACAAAGTCAACACGCTGACCAAAGCTAAGAccaagctggagcagcaagtgGACGAT CTGGAAGGGTCCTTGGAGCAAGAGAAGAAACTGCGCATGGACCTTGAGAGAGCTAAGAGGAAACTTGAAGGAGACCTGAAGCTGGCCCATGACACCATAATGGACTTGGAAAATGATAAGCAGCAGCTggatgagaaactgaagaa GAAAGACTTTGAAATCAGCCAGATCCAGAGCAAAACTGAGGATGAGCAAGCTCTGGGCATGCAGTTACAGAAGAAGATCAAGGAGCTGCAG GCTCGTATTGAGGAACTGGAGGAGGAGATTGAGGCAGAGCGAACCTCTCGGGCAAAAGCAGAGAAGCATCGGGCTGACCTCTCGAGGGAGCTAGAGGAGATCAGCGAGCgcctggaagaagcaggaggggCTACAGCAGCTCAGATCGAGATGAACAAGAAGCGTGAGGCAGAATTTCAGAAGATGCGGCGTGACCTCGAAGAGGCCACGCTGCAGCACGAAGCCACGGCTGCCGCCCTGAGGAAGAAGCACGCGGACAGCACAGCTGAGCTTGGGGAGCAGATCGACAACCTGCAACGAGtgaagcagaagctggagaaggagaagagtgagCTGAAGATGGAGATTGACGACTTGGCCAGTAACATGGATTCTGTCTCCAAAGCCAAG GCAAATCTGGAGAAGATGTGCCGTGCACTGGAAGATCAGCTAAGTGAGGTTAAGACAAAAGAGGAAGAGCATCAGCGCCTGATCAATGATATCAGTGCTCAAAGAGCTCGCCTGCAGACAGAATCAG GTGAATATTCACGCCAGGTGGAGGAAAAAGATGCTCTGATTTCTCAGCTGTCAAGGGGCAAGCAGGCATTCACCCAACAGATTGAGGAACTCAGGAGGCACCTAGAGGAAGAGATAAAG GCCAAGAACGCCCTGGCCCACGGCTTGCAGTCAGCTCGGCACGACTGTGACTTGCTCCGGGAACAAtatgaggaggagcaggaagccaAGGGGGAGCTGCAGCGCGCCCTGTCCAAGGCCAACAGCGAAGTGGCCCAGTGGAGAACCAAATACGAGACGGATGCTATTCAGCGcacggaggagctggaggaggccaa GAAGAAGCTGGCACAGCGCCTGCAGGATGCAGAGGAACATGTTGAGGCTGTGAATGCCAAATGTGCCTCCctggaaaagacaaagcagaggctgcagaatGAAGTGGAGGACCTGATGATTGACGTGGAGCGATCTAATGCTGCCTGTGCAGCTCTGGATAAGAAGCAGAAGAACTTTGACAAG ATCCTGGCAGAATGGAAGCAGAAGTATGAGGAAACGCAGGCTGAGCTGGAAGCCTCCCAGAAGGAGTCTCGCTCTCTCAGCACGGAGCTGTTTAAGATGAAGAATGCCTATGAGGAGTCCTTGGACCACCTGGAAACGCTGAAGCGTGAGAACAAGAACTTGCAGC AGGAGATTTCCGACCTCACAGAGCAGATTGCAGAGGGAGGAAAGGTGATTCATGAGCTGGAGAAAGTCAAGAAGCAGATTGAGCAGGAGAAATCTGAACTCCAAGCCTCCCTGGAGGAAGCTGAG GCCTCCCTCGAACATGAAGAGGGCAAGATCCTGCGCCTCCAACTTGAGCTCAACCAGGTGAAGTCTGAGATTGACAGGAAGATCGCAGAGAAAGATGAGGAGATTGACCAGATGAAGAGAAACCACCTCCGAGTTGTGGAGTCCATGCAGAGCACCCTGGACGCTGAGATCAGGAGCAGGAACGAAGCCCTGCGGCTGAAGAAGAAGATGGAGGGAGACCTGAATGAAATGGAGATCCAGCTGAGCCATGCCAACCGCGTGGCTGCAGAGGCACAAAAGAATCTGAGAAATGCACAAGCAGTGCTGAAG GATACCCAGATACACTTGGACGATGCTCTCAGGACACAGGAGgacctgaaggagcaggtggccaTGGTGGAGCGCAGAGCAAACCTGCTGCAGGCTGAAATTGAGGAGCTACGGGCAGCCCTGGAGCAGACGGAGCGGTCGAGGAAGGTGGCTGAGCAGGAACTGATGGATGCAAGTGAGCGTGTGCAGCTCCTCCATACCCAG AACACCAGCTTGATCAACACCAAGAAGAAACTGGAAACAGACATCGCCCAAATTCAGGGTGAAATGGAGGATACGATCCAGGAAGCCCGCAATGCTGAAGAGAAGGCCAAGAAGGCCATCACAGAT GCAGCCATGAtggcagaagagctgaagaaggaGCAGGACACCAGTGCCCACCTGGAGAGGATGAAGAAGAACCTGGACCAGACGGTGAAGGACCTGCAGCACCGTCTGGATGAGGCCGAGCAGTTGGCACTGAAGGGAGGCAAGAAGCAAATCCAGAAGCTGGAGGCCAGA GTGCGGGAGCTGGAAGCGGAGGTTGACTCTGAGCAGAAGCGCAGCGCTGAAGCTGTGAAGGGCGTGCGCAAGTATGAGAGGAGGGTGAAGGAGCTGACCTACCAG TCTGAGGAAGACCGGAAGAATATTCTCAGGCTCCAGGATCTG